In Georgenia soli, a genomic segment contains:
- a CDS encoding tyrosine-type recombinase/integrase, which produces MAGALTVPRRMPGGAELAAAGYLAQYRGRTLVIYTQHLRILYGWCEGVQLDPLEVRRVHLDLFRHYLEKGRGNGPGTVAARLRCVRAFYRYAAEEGFIDDSPARRLVVPHVRRDETRLLGLSREEVAALLVAAREAGPARWALVSLLALLGLRVGEACDLNIEDTRGEAQGYRTVSFVGKGAKPATMPLTPPVAEAVDAAAGERGRGPLLLRRSLTRLDRATAYRWIRVLGDRTLDKHVHPHVLRHAFVTLSLDAGATLRDVQNAARHADPRMTAMYDRARGNLQRHAAHLLADYVTKKS; this is translated from the coding sequence ATGGCGGGTGCGTTGACGGTGCCCCGGCGGATGCCGGGCGGGGCCGAACTCGCCGCGGCCGGGTACCTGGCCCAGTACCGGGGCCGGACGCTGGTCATCTACACCCAGCACCTGCGGATCCTCTACGGCTGGTGCGAGGGCGTGCAGCTGGACCCGCTCGAGGTGCGCCGGGTCCACCTCGACCTGTTCCGGCACTACCTCGAGAAAGGGCGCGGCAACGGTCCGGGGACGGTCGCGGCACGGCTGCGGTGCGTGCGGGCCTTCTACCGCTACGCCGCCGAGGAGGGGTTCATCGATGACTCCCCGGCCCGCCGGCTGGTCGTGCCGCACGTGCGCCGGGACGAGACCCGGCTCCTCGGGCTCTCCCGCGAGGAGGTCGCCGCGCTGCTGGTCGCCGCGCGCGAGGCGGGCCCGGCCCGGTGGGCGCTCGTGTCGCTCCTGGCGCTGCTGGGCCTGCGGGTCGGGGAGGCGTGCGACCTGAACATCGAGGACACCCGGGGCGAGGCGCAGGGCTACCGGACCGTCTCGTTCGTGGGCAAGGGCGCCAAGCCGGCGACCATGCCGCTCACCCCGCCGGTGGCCGAGGCGGTCGACGCGGCGGCGGGGGAGCGGGGCCGGGGGCCGCTGCTCCTGCGCCGCAGCCTCACCCGGCTCGACCGTGCGACCGCCTACCGCTGGATCCGCGTCCTCGGCGACCGCACCCTCGACAAGCACGTCCACCCGCACGTGCTGCGGCACGCCTTCGTCACCCTCTCCCTCGACGCGGGCGCCACGCTGCGGGACGTGCAGAACGCCGCCCGCCACGCCGACCCCCGGATGACGGCGATGTACGACCGGGCGCGCGGGAACCTCCAGCGCCACGCCGCCCACCTGCTCGCGGACTACGTG